A single Carettochelys insculpta isolate YL-2023 chromosome 2, ASM3395843v1, whole genome shotgun sequence DNA region contains:
- the PLEKHF2 gene encoding pleckstrin homology domain-containing family F member 2 → MVDRLANSEANTRRINIVENCFGAAGQPLTIPGRVLIGEGVLTKLCRKKPKARQFFLFNDILVYGNIVIQKKKYNKQHIIPLENVTIDSIQDEGDLRNGWLIKTPTKSFAVYAATATEKSEWMSHINKCVSDLLSKSGKTPVNEHAAVWVPDSEATVCMRCQKAKFTPVNRRHHCRKCGFVVCGPCSEKRFLLPSQSSKPVRICDFCFDVLSTGEMTTCLPTRSDSYSRSPKSPLNDVSDDDDDDDSSD, encoded by the coding sequence ATGGTGGATCGCTTGGCAAACAGTGAAGCAAATACTAGACGAATAAATATAGTGGAAAATTGTTTTGGGGCAGCTGGTCAACCTTTGACTATTCCTGGTCGTGTTCTGATTGGAGAAGGAGTGTTAACAAAGCTCTGTCGGAAGAAACCTAAAGCAAGACAGTTTTTCTTATTCAATGATATTCTTGTCTATGGCAACATTgttatccagaaaaaaaaatacaacaaacagCACATAATTCCACTGGAAAATGTCACTATTGATTCTATCCAAGATGAAGGGGACTTACGGAATGGATGGCTTATCAAGACGCCAACAAAATCTTTTGCAGTttatgctgccactgccactgagAAGTCTGAATGGATGAGCcacataaataaatgtgtttcaGATTTGCTTTCTAAAAGTGGGAAAACTCCCGTTAATGAACATGCAGCTGTCTGGGTACCTGATTCAGAGGCTACTGTTTGTATGCGTTGCCAGAAAGCAAAATTTACACCTGTCAACCGTCGTCATCACTGTCGCAAGTGTGGTTTTGTTGTATGCGGACCCTGTTCTGAAAAGAGGTTTCTTCTTCCCAGCCAGTCCTCCAAGCCTGTGCGGATTTGTGACTTCTGTTTTGATGTTCTTTCTACTGGGGAGATGACTACTTGTCTTCCCACTAGATCAGACTCTTACAGCCGGTCACCTAAATCCCCTTTAAATGATGTAtctgatgatgacgatgatgacgATAGCAGCGACTAA